From Candidatus Binataceae bacterium, the proteins below share one genomic window:
- a CDS encoding ABC transporter substrate-binding protein, with protein sequence MEGRLSLGLSLSLGGPYAAMGRQAEAALRLFVADVNAAGGVRVGGRALELALRCHDDQSDARRCAAIYRELCVGPNRVDLLLGPYSSRLARAAAPIAEAAAMVMLNHGGADDGLYAHGRRMLVGVLSPASDYLVGFTRLLTELKFWRKRLAIVAAPTPFARAAADGLERTCLERRPRRRGVRVRLKYAGDFARAEAIARLLPALRRNRVNALAAAGSFAQDVSLIRAVVAANLNIPVLGCVAAGVRGFADALGEAAEGIVGPSQWEEQARIAPELGPTPAEFARRMRAAGYPDCDYPAAQAYAAALLGCAAIRESGSLEQGRLRAALGAMRTSTLYGDFAIDAVSGRQIAHRLLLVQWHQGRKVIIEPESHSELGTIEFPSGWRLILASMHSLKLKLGAAARGDEPDE encoded by the coding sequence ATGGAGGGGCGGCTTAGCCTGGGGCTGTCGCTTTCCCTTGGCGGCCCCTACGCCGCGATGGGGCGTCAGGCCGAAGCCGCGCTTCGGCTCTTCGTTGCCGACGTCAACGCGGCGGGCGGCGTCCGCGTCGGCGGCCGCGCGCTCGAACTCGCGCTGCGATGCCACGACGACCAGAGCGACGCGCGCCGATGCGCCGCGATCTATCGCGAATTGTGCGTCGGCCCCAATCGCGTCGATCTCCTGCTCGGCCCGTACTCGAGCCGGCTCGCGCGCGCGGCCGCGCCAATTGCGGAAGCCGCCGCAATGGTGATGCTCAATCACGGGGGCGCCGACGACGGGCTTTACGCGCACGGGAGGCGGATGCTGGTTGGCGTGCTCAGCCCGGCGAGCGATTATCTCGTCGGCTTCACCCGCCTGCTCACCGAACTCAAGTTCTGGCGCAAACGCCTCGCGATCGTCGCCGCGCCGACGCCGTTTGCGCGCGCCGCCGCCGACGGGCTGGAGCGCACGTGCCTCGAACGCCGTCCGCGCCGGCGCGGCGTGCGCGTGCGGCTCAAGTACGCCGGCGACTTCGCGCGCGCCGAGGCGATCGCGCGGCTGCTGCCCGCGCTCAGGCGCAATCGCGTGAATGCGCTCGCCGCCGCCGGCAGCTTCGCCCAGGACGTGTCCCTGATCCGCGCGGTCGTCGCCGCCAACCTCAACATCCCGGTCCTCGGATGCGTGGCCGCGGGCGTGCGCGGCTTCGCCGACGCGCTCGGCGAAGCCGCCGAAGGCATCGTCGGCCCCAGCCAATGGGAGGAGCAGGCGCGGATCGCGCCCGAGCTGGGGCCGACGCCGGCGGAATTTGCGCGCCGGATGCGCGCCGCGGGTTATCCCGATTGCGATTATCCCGCGGCGCAGGCCTACGCGGCAGCGCTGCTTGGATGCGCCGCGATCCGCGAGAGCGGCTCGCTTGAGCAGGGCCGCCTCCGCGCCGCGCTCGGCGCGATGCGCACCAGCACGCTATACGGCGACTTCGCGATCGACGCCGTCAGCGGCCGCCAGATCGCGCATCGCCTGCTCCTCGTGCAGTGGCATCAGGGGCGCAAGGTGATCATCGAGCCCGAATCGCACAGCGAACTCGGCACGATCGAGTTTCCCTCCGGATGGCGGCTCATCCTGGCCTCGATGCACAGCCTCAAACTCAAGCTCGGCGCCGCCGCCCGCGGCGACGAGCCCGACGAATAA
- the mnmE gene encoding tRNA uridine-5-carboxymethylaminomethyl(34) synthesis GTPase MnmE, translated as MYTQDTIVAPATPPGRGAVAIVRLSGPRATAIARALWHPRGRKAAAAHDDALPPARRLALGEIRDPDSGAIMDRAMCVVMPAPNSLTGEDVVELHCHGGPYVVRRVLGLAMAAGARMAEPGEFSRRAYLNGRIDLTEAEAIADLVDARSESALQQAIAQLGGALAQRVSALRRGIIAVRAHLEAEIDFADEGLNLPSRQEIASALARVGADAALLHDSFARGRLMRDGARAVIVGKPNAGKSSVLNLLLGADRAIVTPVPGTTRDVIEESMTAGPWRLVLQDTAGVREAVDEVERIGVARTLSHAGAADLLIAVFDGSRPFEEEDARVLALCAGRPGVALLNKSDLPAALLPEDLIARGLGMALMRFSALNADGASTLRDELARVLAALARGAPSDGVAISRERHRDALSKALRAIENARDAALAGMPPEIVAVDTAAAAEALGAITGEVGVEDVLDAVFREFCIGK; from the coding sequence ATGTACACCCAGGATACGATCGTCGCGCCGGCCACGCCGCCCGGCAGGGGTGCGGTCGCGATCGTGCGGCTGTCGGGCCCGCGCGCAACCGCGATCGCGCGCGCGCTATGGCATCCGCGCGGCCGCAAGGCGGCCGCCGCGCACGACGATGCGCTGCCGCCCGCGCGCCGGCTGGCGCTTGGCGAAATCCGCGACCCGGATAGCGGCGCGATTATGGACCGCGCGATGTGCGTCGTGATGCCCGCGCCGAATAGTCTCACCGGCGAAGATGTCGTCGAACTGCACTGCCATGGCGGCCCCTACGTCGTGCGCCGTGTGCTCGGCCTTGCGATGGCGGCCGGGGCGCGGATGGCCGAGCCGGGCGAGTTCAGCCGCCGCGCCTATCTCAACGGGCGGATCGATCTCACCGAAGCCGAGGCGATAGCCGACCTCGTCGATGCGCGCAGCGAGAGCGCGCTCCAGCAGGCGATAGCCCAGCTTGGCGGCGCACTGGCGCAGCGTGTGAGCGCGCTGCGCCGTGGAATTATCGCCGTGCGCGCCCATCTTGAGGCCGAGATCGACTTTGCCGACGAGGGGCTGAACCTGCCCAGCCGCCAAGAGATCGCCTCCGCGCTCGCGCGCGTCGGCGCCGACGCGGCGCTCCTGCACGACAGCTTCGCACGCGGGCGCCTGATGCGCGACGGCGCGCGCGCGGTGATCGTCGGCAAGCCCAATGCCGGCAAATCCAGCGTGCTCAATCTGCTGCTCGGCGCCGACCGCGCGATCGTCACTCCCGTACCAGGCACCACGCGCGACGTTATCGAGGAGTCGATGACGGCGGGGCCGTGGCGGCTGGTTTTGCAGGACACCGCCGGCGTGCGCGAGGCGGTTGACGAGGTCGAGCGAATCGGCGTCGCGCGCACGCTGAGCCATGCCGGCGCGGCCGACCTTTTGATCGCGGTGTTCGATGGCTCGCGCCCGTTCGAAGAGGAGGACGCGCGCGTGCTCGCGCTGTGCGCGGGACGCCCGGGCGTCGCGCTGCTCAACAAATCCGACCTGCCGGCGGCACTGCTGCCCGAAGATCTGATCGCGCGGGGGTTGGGGATGGCGCTGATGCGCTTCTCGGCGCTGAACGCCGACGGCGCGTCGACGCTGCGCGACGAGCTCGCGCGTGTGCTCGCGGCGCTCGCCCGGGGCGCGCCGTCGGACGGCGTCGCGATCTCGCGCGAGCGCCATCGCGATGCGCTCTCGAAGGCTCTGAGAGCCATCGAAAATGCACGGGACGCGGCGCTGGCCGGAATGCCGCCGGAGATCGTGGCGGTCGATACCGCCGCGGCGGCCGAGGCGCTCGGCGCGATTACCGGCGAGGTCGGCGTGGAGGACGTGCTCGACGCGGTGTTTCGCGAGTTCTGCATCGGAAAGTAG
- the mnmG gene encoding tRNA uridine-5-carboxymethylaminomethyl(34) synthesis enzyme MnmG — protein sequence MNFGVIVVGAGHAGIEAALAAARMGVRTLMLTLNLDHIGQMSCNPAIGGIGKGHLVREIDALGGEMALAIDETGIQFRFLNTRKGPAVRARRAQADKAAYRARMKRVLEAAPNLAIRQASVERLLVEDGRVRGVESQIGEVFQADCVVLTTGTFLKGLVHVGLKNYPAGRAGDFSAIGLSESLAQLGFRIGRLKTGTCPRLDGRTIDYSALEAQPGDEPPPPFSFRTARITQPQLTCYLTYTNAATHEIIRSGIDRSPMYSGVIQSRGPRYCPSVEDKVMRFRDKERHQIFLEPEGRDTVEVYPNGLSTSLPLDVQLAMVRSIRGLEHAEIMRPGYAIEYDFSDPTQLHPSLETKLVRRLFLAGQINGTTGYEEAGAQGLIAGINAALAARGEPSLVLRRDQAYIGVMIDDLVTRGIGGEPYRMFTSRAEYRLLLREDNADRRLAPIGERLGLLGAEAAAAMRAKTERVACEARRLRETLVHASDAVNAALVDCGSTPIATPQRAWELFRRPEVSYDVVLRMAGLAPTLTPDEAAELEIDVKYEGYVRRQAEMVERFKRLEDAVIPETIDYAAVAGLSTEVRERLSAMRPHSLGQAARIPGITPAAVAMIAVHLRGRRGRGAADNAPPGSDVSRETSLLPSRKCFT from the coding sequence ATGAACTTCGGCGTGATCGTCGTCGGCGCCGGCCATGCCGGCATCGAGGCTGCGCTTGCGGCGGCGCGGATGGGTGTGCGCACGCTGATGCTCACGCTCAACCTCGACCACATCGGCCAGATGTCCTGTAATCCGGCGATCGGCGGGATCGGCAAGGGTCACCTGGTTCGCGAGATCGACGCATTGGGCGGCGAGATGGCGCTCGCGATCGACGAGACCGGCATCCAGTTCCGCTTCCTCAACACGCGCAAGGGCCCAGCCGTGCGCGCGCGCCGCGCCCAGGCCGACAAGGCGGCCTACCGCGCACGGATGAAGCGCGTGCTCGAGGCCGCGCCCAACTTGGCGATCCGCCAGGCCAGCGTCGAGCGGCTGCTGGTCGAGGACGGCCGCGTGCGCGGCGTCGAGTCGCAGATCGGCGAGGTCTTCCAGGCTGACTGCGTGGTGCTGACGACCGGCACTTTCCTCAAGGGGCTCGTGCACGTCGGGCTTAAGAATTATCCCGCCGGGCGCGCGGGCGACTTTTCCGCGATCGGGCTGAGCGAGAGCCTCGCGCAACTCGGCTTTCGGATCGGCCGGCTCAAGACCGGCACCTGCCCGCGGCTCGACGGCCGCACGATCGACTACTCCGCACTCGAGGCCCAGCCGGGCGACGAACCGCCGCCGCCGTTCTCCTTCCGCACCGCGCGGATCACGCAGCCTCAGTTGACCTGCTATCTGACCTACACCAATGCGGCGACCCACGAGATAATCCGCAGCGGGATCGATCGCTCGCCGATGTACTCCGGCGTGATCCAGAGCCGCGGGCCGCGCTATTGCCCGTCAGTCGAGGACAAGGTGATGCGCTTTCGCGACAAGGAGCGCCATCAGATTTTCCTCGAGCCCGAGGGGCGCGACACAGTCGAGGTCTATCCCAACGGGCTCTCGACCAGCCTGCCGCTCGACGTGCAGCTCGCGATGGTGCGCTCGATCCGCGGACTCGAACACGCCGAGATTATGCGCCCGGGCTACGCGATCGAGTACGATTTTTCGGACCCGACGCAGCTGCACCCGTCGCTGGAGACGAAGCTGGTCCGCCGGCTCTTTCTCGCCGGCCAGATCAACGGCACCACTGGCTACGAGGAGGCCGGCGCGCAGGGGCTGATCGCCGGAATCAATGCCGCGCTCGCCGCGCGCGGCGAACCGTCGCTCGTGCTGCGCCGCGACCAGGCCTATATCGGGGTCATGATCGACGACCTCGTGACCCGCGGGATCGGCGGCGAACCCTACCGGATGTTCACCTCGCGCGCCGAGTACCGGCTCCTGCTGCGCGAGGACAACGCCGACCGCCGGCTTGCGCCGATCGGCGAGCGGCTCGGCCTGCTCGGCGCAGAAGCGGCTGCGGCGATGCGCGCCAAGACCGAACGGGTCGCGTGCGAAGCGCGGCGCCTGCGCGAGACGCTGGTCCACGCCAGCGACGCCGTCAACGCCGCGCTCGTCGATTGCGGCTCGACGCCGATCGCGACGCCGCAGCGCGCATGGGAGCTCTTCCGCAGGCCCGAGGTCTCGTACGACGTGGTGCTCCGGATGGCGGGTCTCGCGCCAACGCTCACCCCCGACGAGGCCGCGGAGCTGGAGATCGATGTCAAGTACGAGGGCTACGTCCGCCGCCAAGCTGAGATGGTCGAGCGTTTCAAGCGCCTGGAGGACGCAGTGATTCCCGAAACTATCGACTACGCGGCGGTGGCTGGACTATCCACCGAGGTGCGCGAGCGCTTGAGCGCAATGCGCCCGCACTCGCTCGGCCAGGCTGCGCGGATACCGGGGATCACGCCCGCCGCAGTCGCAATGATCGCGGTTCATTTGCGCGGCCGGCGCGGACGCGGGGCCGCCGACAACGCGCCCCCGGGCTCTGATGTTTCACGTGAAACATCCCTGCTGCCGAGCCGAAAATGTTTCACGTGA
- a CDS encoding RsmG family class I SAM-dependent methyltransferase: MKHAATITDPAAIAARARAAVAGWLAEASIRPRAGFLERIERMAAMLAFWGAHTNLTAHPNDPEEIAFHVIDSLAPLAFAPAEERAALEGALAAQAAALDIGAGAGFPGLVLAAAFEARFTLVDSRRKRASYLEVAAREMNLSNVVVEQRRMSPRSVEPRFDLVTARAFGLLADVYAIAAAALGPRGIFLLYASSSQHLDVPAAQAVGLLAAATWSYRVAHGPHSATRTAALWRARGS; the protein is encoded by the coding sequence TTGAAACACGCGGCCACTATCACTGACCCCGCCGCCATCGCCGCTCGCGCGCGCGCGGCGGTCGCGGGATGGCTCGCCGAGGCCTCGATACGGCCACGCGCGGGCTTCCTGGAACGGATCGAGAGGATGGCGGCGATGCTTGCGTTCTGGGGCGCGCACACCAACCTGACCGCCCATCCCAACGACCCCGAAGAGATCGCCTTCCATGTTATCGACAGCCTCGCACCGCTCGCCTTTGCTCCTGCCGAGGAGCGCGCTGCCCTCGAAGGCGCCCTCGCCGCGCAAGCTGCGGCGCTCGACATCGGCGCTGGCGCCGGCTTCCCCGGCCTCGTACTCGCCGCCGCCTTCGAGGCGCGCTTTACGCTCGTCGACTCGCGGCGCAAGCGCGCAAGCTACCTCGAAGTCGCCGCGCGAGAGATGAACTTGTCCAACGTCGTCGTCGAGCAGCGCCGGATGAGCCCGCGCAGCGTCGAGCCCCGTTTCGATCTCGTGACTGCACGCGCCTTCGGCCTGCTCGCCGACGTCTACGCGATCGCGGCGGCCGCCCTTGGGCCGCGCGGAATCTTTTTGCTTTACGCGAGCTCGAGCCAGCACCTCGACGTCCCCGCCGCGCAGGCCGTCGGCCTTCTCGCTGCGGCGACCTGGAGTTACCGAGTCGCGCACGGGCCCCATTCAGCGACGCGCACCGCAGCGCTATGGCGGGCGCGGGGCTCGTGA
- a CDS encoding AAA family ATPase, with translation MGRIIAIANQKGGVGKTTTAVNLAVALAQSGQRILLIDLDPQGNATSGLMSEPVKSRTIYDSLVGHTPLSEIIREARAQLHLAPSSTDLVGAEIELATLEGRERRLKAELEAQSPQYNYVLIDTPPSLGLLTLNALVAADAVLVPMQCEYYALEGLSSLLATIRRVNGALNPKLELMGVVLTMFDARNRLSHEISLEVQKHFPERVFESVIPRNVRISESPSHGLAVMEYDPKSVGAEAYRLLALELLERASGRAPAPAKSPALSVAVDSAAPATPVRAGEAQANGAPARRGLWNLRSIFARSAERARRNDG, from the coding sequence GTGGGGCGAATCATAGCGATCGCCAATCAGAAGGGCGGCGTCGGCAAGACCACGACCGCGGTCAACCTCGCCGTCGCGCTTGCGCAATCCGGCCAGCGCATCCTTCTTATAGATCTCGACCCGCAGGGCAATGCGACCTCCGGCCTGATGTCCGAGCCGGTCAAATCGCGCACCATCTACGATTCGCTGGTCGGGCACACGCCGCTTAGCGAGATCATCCGCGAGGCGCGCGCCCAGCTCCATCTAGCGCCGTCGAGCACCGACCTGGTGGGCGCCGAGATCGAGCTGGCGACGCTGGAGGGGCGTGAGCGGCGGTTGAAAGCCGAGCTGGAGGCTCAATCGCCGCAATATAACTATGTTTTAATTGATACGCCGCCCTCACTCGGCCTGCTTACGCTCAATGCCCTGGTCGCCGCCGACGCCGTGCTGGTTCCGATGCAGTGCGAGTACTACGCGCTGGAGGGGCTGAGCTCGCTGCTGGCGACGATCCGACGGGTCAACGGCGCGCTCAACCCGAAGCTCGAGCTGATGGGCGTCGTGCTCACGATGTTCGACGCGCGCAACCGGCTGAGCCACGAGATCTCACTCGAAGTCCAGAAGCACTTTCCCGAACGCGTCTTCGAGAGCGTGATCCCGCGCAACGTGCGGATTTCCGAAAGCCCCAGCCACGGCCTCGCCGTGATGGAGTATGACCCGAAGTCGGTCGGTGCCGAGGCCTACCGCCTGCTCGCGCTCGAGCTGCTCGAGCGCGCAAGCGGCCGGGCTCCCGCACCGGCCAAATCGCCGGCGCTGTCCGTGGCGGTGGATTCCGCCGCGCCCGCCACGCCCGTCCGCGCGGGCGAGGCGCAGGCCAACGGCGCGCCCGCGCGGCGCGGGCTATGGAACCTGCGGAGCATCTTTGCGCGCTCCGCTGAACGGGCGAGGAGAAACGACGGATGA
- a CDS encoding ParB/RepB/Spo0J family partition protein, translated as MIRRPLGRGLDALIESTGTPAPAAPASAPRPGDGALLSVALDRVAPSPLQPRRHFDPERLEELAQAIRSQGVIEPLVVRPIPPGADGASDDRAPRYELIAGERRLRAARMAGLDSVPVIVRELDDHAALEMSLVENLVRDELNAVEEAHAFRRLNQEFRLSHEEIAARIGKSRPYVTNQMRLLELAPAVQEMIERGELTPGQARPLLGLPAPSQAAAARRIAEGRISARGAEQLAGAARSPRNGSSARRAAGVDPNIAALAEAMQRALKRKVRIVLARGRTPGRIELEYYDIDDLSTLAVMLARSAHGASAASSS; from the coding sequence ATGATACGCAGACCGCTCGGACGCGGACTCGACGCACTGATCGAAAGCACCGGGACGCCGGCGCCGGCCGCGCCCGCCTCTGCGCCGCGGCCGGGCGACGGCGCGCTGCTCAGCGTCGCGCTTGACCGGGTCGCGCCGAGTCCGCTCCAGCCGCGGCGCCATTTCGATCCCGAGCGTCTTGAAGAGCTGGCGCAGGCGATTCGCAGCCAGGGCGTTATCGAACCGCTGGTCGTACGCCCGATTCCCCCCGGCGCCGACGGCGCATCGGACGACCGCGCGCCCCGCTACGAGCTGATCGCCGGCGAGCGGCGGCTGCGCGCGGCGCGCATGGCTGGCCTCGACAGCGTCCCGGTGATCGTGCGCGAGCTCGACGACCATGCCGCGCTCGAGATGTCGCTGGTGGAGAACCTGGTGCGCGACGAGCTCAACGCGGTCGAGGAAGCGCATGCCTTCCGCCGCCTCAACCAGGAATTCCGACTCAGCCACGAAGAGATCGCCGCGCGGATCGGCAAGAGCCGCCCCTATGTGACCAACCAGATGCGCCTGCTCGAACTCGCGCCCGCGGTGCAGGAGATGATCGAGCGAGGCGAGCTGACACCTGGCCAGGCGCGCCCGCTGCTCGGGTTGCCCGCGCCGAGCCAGGCCGCCGCCGCGCGCCGGATCGCCGAAGGGCGCATTTCCGCGCGCGGCGCCGAGCAGCTCGCGGGCGCGGCGCGCAGCCCGCGCAACGGCTCCTCGGCGCGGCGCGCGGCCGGCGTCGATCCCAACATCGCCGCGCTCGCCGAGGCAATGCAGCGCGCGCTCAAACGCAAGGTGCGGATCGTGCTCGCGCGCGGCCGCACGCCCGGCCGGATCGAGCTCGAGTACTACGACATCGACGACCTGAGCACGCTCGCCGTGATGCTTGCGCGCAGCGCCCACGGCGCCTCGGCAGCGTCGTCGTCGTGA
- a CDS encoding TetR/AcrR family transcriptional regulator encodes MKRPVRAPARPAAIEPRPRRGARKPGRPSREHREPYDIESITDAAVRVFNRRGYEAASMEDVARETGLRKSSLYYHVSGKEELLARALERAFNRLLGILEEPGSRSGSPLARLRHIVYRGVLITLEFVQEVELLQRIKGNTPTERQAMARRRRFDREVAALVAEAVAAGELRADIEPGLMTRLIFGMSNSITQWYRREGRLRPEQIAEAVLSLVFEGITRRSA; translated from the coding sequence ATGAAGCGGCCGGTTCGAGCGCCCGCGCGCCCAGCTGCGATTGAGCCGCGGCCGCGCCGCGGCGCGCGCAAACCCGGCCGTCCCTCGCGCGAGCATCGCGAGCCCTACGACATCGAGTCGATCACCGACGCCGCCGTGCGCGTCTTCAACCGGCGCGGCTACGAGGCGGCCTCGATGGAGGACGTCGCGCGCGAGACCGGGCTTAGGAAATCGAGTCTCTACTATCACGTCTCGGGCAAGGAGGAGCTGCTGGCGCGCGCGCTCGAGCGCGCCTTCAACCGACTGCTCGGCATCCTTGAGGAGCCGGGGTCCAGGAGCGGCTCGCCGCTCGCGCGGCTGCGGCATATCGTCTATCGCGGCGTGCTCATCACGCTGGAGTTCGTCCAGGAGGTCGAGCTGCTCCAGCGGATCAAGGGCAACACGCCGACCGAGCGGCAGGCGATGGCGCGGCGGCGGCGCTTCGACCGCGAGGTGGCGGCGCTCGTGGCCGAGGCGGTCGCGGCGGGCGAGCTGCGCGCGGACATCGAGCCGGGGCTGATGACGCGGCTGATCTTCGGGATGAGCAATTCGATAACCCAGTGGTACCGCCGCGAGGGGCGCCTGCGCCCCGAGCAGATCGCCGAGGCGGTCTTGAGCCTGGTCTTCGAGGGCATCACCCGCCGCTCCGCTTAG
- the rpmH gene encoding 50S ribosomal protein L34 has product MKRTYQPHNRRRKRTHGFLARMATPGGRNVLKRRRAKGRKRLAVAIPPKQPG; this is encoded by the coding sequence ATGAAAAGGACCTATCAACCGCACAACCGCCGTCGCAAACGGACGCACGGCTTCCTGGCGCGCATGGCCACGCCGGGCGGCAGAAACGTACTCAAACGCCGGCGCGCCAAGGGACGCAAGCGCCTGGCCGTGGCGATTCCCCCCAAGCAGCCGGGCTAA
- the rnpA gene encoding ribonuclease P protein component → MGRSDRLRRPGEFLLIQRRGARVQSAHFVLYAMRGAAEGRSKLGLTISRRIGNAVVRNRLKRRLRECFRLRLRPMMPAGVAMVVIARRGAGELDSAAIAAELAAVAANLRRRLESRGEDGL, encoded by the coding sequence CTGGGCAGGAGCGATCGGCTGCGCCGGCCGGGCGAATTTCTTCTGATCCAGCGCCGCGGCGCGCGCGTGCAGAGCGCGCACTTCGTGCTCTACGCGATGCGCGGCGCGGCGGAGGGGCGCTCAAAGCTGGGGCTTACGATTTCGCGCCGGATCGGCAACGCGGTGGTGCGCAACCGGCTCAAGCGCCGACTGCGCGAGTGCTTCCGGCTGCGGCTGCGGCCGATGATGCCGGCGGGAGTTGCGATGGTGGTGATCGCGCGCCGCGGCGCCGGCGAGCTCGACAGCGCCGCCATCGCTGCCGAGCTCGCCGCAGTCGCCGCCAACCTCAGGCGCAGGCTCGAGAGCCGCGGCGAGGACGGCCTGTAG
- the yidD gene encoding membrane protein insertion efficiency factor YidD produces MALAALGLYRALISPLLVATLGPACRFEPSCSQYAHQALRQHGLGRGLYLTIRRLMRCRPLGGWGYDPVPASPTYTMTSSLKEKFGQ; encoded by the coding sequence GTGGCGCTCGCCGCGCTCGGCCTGTATCGCGCGCTTATCTCGCCGCTGCTAGTGGCGACGCTCGGCCCCGCCTGCCGCTTCGAGCCGAGCTGCTCGCAGTACGCACATCAGGCGCTGCGCCAGCACGGTCTCGGCCGCGGCCTTTACCTGACAATCCGTCGCCTGATGCGGTGCCGACCGTTGGGCGGATGGGGCTACGACCCCGTGCCAGCCTCGCCGACTTATACCATGACGTCATCCCTGAAGGAGAAATTTGGACAGTAA